From Haliotis asinina isolate JCU_RB_2024 chromosome 8, JCU_Hal_asi_v2, whole genome shotgun sequence, a single genomic window includes:
- the LOC137294819 gene encoding ATP-binding cassette sub-family G member 5-like produces the protein MDNTTLQDVSSLLRSPTVSPLPTSSDTVPPVLNIKDVTYTVREWEGPWWKGACFRKRRKKTVLNNITMSLKGGRITALIGSSGSGKTSLLDVIACRGGGQLTGQVYFRNKPCKPEVMKRHASYVMQADTLLPNLTVKETLIYTAFLKLPGTMTKKGVESKVQEVIEQMGLRHVADSRIGGQVTRGVSGGEKRRVTIAIQLLQDPEILLLDEPTSGLDSYTSRYLVMNLAELAHREGKIVLLSIHQPRSDIFKLLDEIAILTQGHLAYCGTTSGLVPYFTDAGYPCPRYANPLDVYIDVSSVDRRNSRLESVSQKRVDKIIEAYRDSSLYSGIRSGINESLAQLPPVYRDSVRRGPPWLRVIKTLVSRMTVNLSRDKQGFLNRIVLMPVFVVFIAVFLGRLKNNQESIQDRAGLLYHTVTVPTHVAILNIVPLFPSIREVFYRECRDGLYSTATFLAAYTIHMLPFSILASVIFSSFLYWTVGMSDDPDKFGMYVAVVCLLNFAGEFLTVANMGVFMDSQLVNNSTSLMFTASAVLSSGFMRAVPNMPEIFRYISYGMIHKYGSEIVAANEFRNLTLTCDQNTKFVPCVFTKGIDYLNLTFPDVIDHIDRNFGVLTGFSLSFVVLTYVAFKVRGIPNLH, from the exons ATGGACAACACCACACTGCAAGATGTGTCCTCGCTCCTCAGGTCCCCCACAGTCAGCCCACTACCCACTTCCAGTGACACGGTTCCTCCGGTTCTCAACATAAAGGATGTGACCTACACGGTACGGGAATGGGAAGGTCCTTGGTGGAAAGGGGCATGCTTCAGGAAAAGACGAAAGAAGACGGTACTCAACAATATAACCATGTCCCTGAAGGGAGGGCGAATAACAGCACTGATAGGGAGCTCTG GATCAGGCAAGACATCGTTATTGGATGTGATAGCTTGTAGAGGTGGAGGTCAGCTCACTGGCCAGGTGTACTTCCGGAACAAGCCATGTAAACCGGAAGTAATGAAGCGACATGCTAGTTACGTAATGCAGGCCGATACACTGCTTCCAAACCTCACAGTCAAGGAGACACTCATATACACTGCATTCCTTAAGCTTCCTGGGACAATGACCAAGAAAGGCGTGGAATCAAAG GTACAGGAAGTGATTGAACAGATGGGACTCCGCCATGTTGCAGACAGTCGTATCGGTGGTCAAGTGACCAGGGGTGTTTCAGGAGGAGAGAAGCGACGAGTTACCATAGCAATACAGCTTCTTCAGGATCCAG AAATCCTACTTCTTGACGAACCCACCTCTGGCCTGGACAGCTACACGTCCCGTTACCTAGTGATGAACTTGGCGGAACTTGCTCACAGAGAGGGCAAGATCGTACTTCTGTCCATACACCAGCCTCGTTCTGATATCTTCAAACTTTTGGACGAAATAGCCATATTAACGCAGGGTCACCTGGCATATTGTGGGACAACGAGTGGATTAGTGCCGTATTTCACTGACGCTGGATACCCATGTCCCCGGTATGCCAACCCCTTGGATGTATATA TCGATGTGTCCAGTGTAGACAGGAGAAACAGTAGACTTGAAAGTGTGTCACAGAAGAGAGTTGACAAAATAATAGAAGCTTACAGAGACTCTTCACTGTACAGTGGCATTAGGTCCGGCATCAATGAGTCCCTAGCTCAGTTACCTCCTGTGTATAGAGACAGTGTGAGGCGTGGACCTCCGTGGCTGAGAGTTATTAAAACCCTTGTCAG CCGGATGACGGTGAACCTGTCACGTGACAAACAGGGTTTTTTGAACCGGATAGTGTTGATGCCAGTATTTGTGGTGTTCATAGCTGTGTTCCTTGGTCGCCTGAAGAACAACCAGGAGAGTATCCAGGACCGTGCTGGACTCTTGTACCATACAGTGACAGTGCCAACACACGTGGCCATCCTCAACATTGTCCCTCTGT TTCCCAGCATTCGTGAGGTGTTCTACAGAGAATGCCGTGACGGCCTGTACTCCACCGCGACGTTCCTAGCTGCCTACACCATCCATATGTTGCCATTCTCCATCCTTGCCAGCGTCATCTTCAGCAGCTTCTTGTACTG GACAGTTGGTATGTCGGATGACCCTGACAAGTTCGGGATGTACGTGGCCGTGGTGTGTCTGCTGAACTTCGCTGGAGAGTTCCTCACAGTGGCAAACATGGGTGTCTTCATGGACTCGCAACTCGTCAACAACTCGACCAGTCTCATGTTCACTGCCTCTGCTGTTCTGTCCTCAGGCTTTATGAG GGCCGTTCCCAACATGCCTGAGATCTTCAGGTACATCAGTTACGGAATGATTCATAAGTACGGCAGCGAGATCGTCGCGGCCAATGAATTCAGAAACCTGACCTTAACATGTGAccaaaacactaaat TTGTTCCGTGTGTGTTCACCAAAGGCATTGATTACCTCAACTTAACATTCCCCGATGTTATCGACCACATTGACAGGAACTTCGGCGTCTTGACAGGATTTTCACTTTCATTCGTTGTTCTCACTTATGTTGCCTTCAAAGTTCGTGGAATACCAAATCTACATTGA